The Paenibacillus beijingensis nucleotide sequence GCTTAATAAAGATACCGGCGTAGAAGTTAAACCGTTAGAGAGCAAAAGCGACGCCGATTTCGAACCTAACCTGAACACCTTTGTCAAAGATAAATACGATCTCACTTGGGGCATCGGGTTTATGATGAATGCCGCCCTCAAAAAAGTAGCGGACGAAAACCCGGACGCGAAACTGGGCAGCATCGACAGCGTGGTTGACGCACCGAACGTCGAATCGGTTACGTTCGCGGAACATGAAGGCTCCTTCCTCGTCGGCGTCGTTGCCGGTCTGATGACGAAAACGAACAAAATCGGTTTTGTCGGCGGCATGGACCTTCCGCTGATCAAGAAATTCGAAGCCGGCTTCAAAGCAGGCGTTGCCGCGGTTAACCCTAACGCAACGGTAACAGCCAACTATGTCGGCGACTTTACGAAACCGGACCTTGGCAAAGCGGCGGCGGCAACGATTTACAATGCCGGTGCAGACATTATTTATCATGCGGCTGGCGGCAGCGGCAACGGCGTCTTCACGGAAGCGAAAGACCGCTTGTCCTCCGGACAGAAAGTATGGGTAATCGGCGTCGATAAAGACCAAGCGATTGAATTCGGCGACGACATCACCCTCACTTCGATGGTTAAACGTGTGGACCTGGCAGTCCAAATCGTCTCCAAAGACGTGATCGATGGTAAATTTGAAGGCGGTAAAGAACGTGTTCTCTCTCTGAAAGACGGTGGAGTAGGACTGCCGGAAACAAACAAAAACATTCCGGATGACGTTCTGGCCAAAGTAAATGAATACAAAGACAAAATTATTAGCGGGGAAATTAAAGTACCTACCGAATAAGGCTGTTTCTTTAGACGGTACGGACGTCTAATTGTCGAGATTGGCTGATCTGGCGCCTCCCGACAAGGACAGTATCCGATCAGCCGATAATACAAGGCCGGCGTTATGCCGGTCTTGTTTTTTGTCGAATTATAAGAAAAAATAACGTTTCACGCGTAACATTCTTATCTTTCACCGCGAAACGTATAGTCGCCCGTTAAAAAGGGGTCAGTCGTTTCTGCATGATGAAAAAGGAAATCCGCATTCGCGCAAGAATGATACATCAGGAAGATTTCAGGCGCTGCGGATAAGGCAATCGCGGAAGAGAGGGATCAACATGGACCAAGCCCAGACAGTAGTCGAACTGCAAGGCATAACGAAACGGTTTCCCGGCATTGTGGCCAACGACGGGATCAGCCTTCAGCTTCGCAAAGGTCAAATTCATGCGCTTCTTGGCGAAAACGGCGCAGGCAAGTCAACGTTAATGAATATTTTATTTGGACTTTATCAGCCGGATGAAGGTCAAATCCGGATCGACGGCAAGCCGGTCGTCATCGAAGGCCCCGGCAAAGCGATCGAGCTCGGCATCGGCATGGTCCATCAGCATTTCAAATTGGTGCAGCCGTTTACGGTTGCGGAAAACATTATTTTGGGCCATGAGCCCAGAAAAGGAATGACGATCGATTACAAAACCGCAAACGAGAAGGTTCGCGCGCTCTCCGAGCAGTATGGATTGAAAATCGACCCCCGCATGCGTGTGCAGGACATTACGGTCGGCATGCAGCAGCGGGTTGAAATTTTAAAAACGTTGTACCGCGGCGCCAATATCTTGATTTTTGACGAACCGACAGCCGTGCTTACCGTACAGGAAATTGAGGAACTGATCGCCATTCTTCGCAATTTGGCCAATAAAGGGAATTCGATCATTTTGATTACCCACAAATTAAAGGAAATTATGGCCCTTGCCGATCAAGTGACCGTTGTCCGCCGGGGAAAAGTTGTCGGAAGCGTTGCGGTCGACCAGACGGATGAACGGCAGCTTGCGGAGATGATGGTCGGACGTTCGGTTACGTTTCAGGTGGATAAACAAAAAAGCAAGCCGGGCGATACGGTGCTGGAAGTGACCGATTTGTCGATGAACGGGGAACATGGCAAGAAGGTGCTAGATGACATTACGTTTAACATCCGGGAAGGCGAAATTTTCGGTATTGCGGGTGTGGACGGCAACGGGCAGAGCGAGCTTGTGGAGGCGATTACGGGGATGCGAAGCATTGACGGCGGCCGCGTAACGCTGCAGGGCAAAGATCTGACCAATAAGCCGACCCGCTTCATTATGGAAGCCGGCGTCTCGCATATTCCGGAAGATCGTCACAAGCACGGATTGGTGCTCGATTTTACAGTCAGTGAAAATATGGCGCTCGGCAGTTATTATAAACCGCCGTTCAGCCGTAACGGGCTGCTTGATTACAAGGCGATGGATAGCAGCGCCAAAGAGCTGGCGGCGGAATTTGACGTGCGGACGCCGACGATTCATAATCAGGCGCGTTCCCTCTCGGGCGGAAACCAGCAGAAGGCGATCATTGCCCGGGAATTAAAACGAAATCCGAATCTGATTATCGCGGTGCAGCCGACCCGCGGTCTGGATGTCGGCGCCATCGAATTTGTGCATAAGCGGCTCCTGGAAGCGCGCGACCAAGGCAAGGCGGTGCTGCTTGTCTCGTTCGAGCTGGACGAGCTGTACGGACTTTCCGACCGGATTGCCGTTATTTGCGGAGGCCGTTTCATGGGACAGATGGATGCGGAAGAAATTGACGAAGAAAAGATTGGTTTGATGATGGCAGGCAATGCAAGCGACAGCGCCGAGCCGGCTGTGAAGGCAAACCGGGCAGACGGGGAGGTTTGAGATGAACATTTTCAGCAAAATATTCAATAAACAGTCGGCGCTAATCCCGCTCGTCGCGATATTGCTCGGACTGTTGTTCGGTGCGATTGTCATGCTTATCGGCGGCTACAATCCGATTGATGCTTACCTGGCTCTTATCGACAAGGTATTCGGCAATCCTTACGATTTCGGCGAAGCGCTGCGCGCCGTAACGCCTCTTATCTTCACAGGGCTGTGTGTCGCCTTTGCGTTTCGTTCCGGTCTGTTTAACATCGGCGCGGAAGGCCAGTTTATTGCGGGGATGACCGGCGCGTCGATCGTCGGCATCAAGCTCAATCTGCCATGGTTTATCCATGCTCCGCTTGCGGTCGTCGTAGGCGCTGTATTCGGAGGTTTGTGGGCAGCGCTGGCCGGCTATCTGAAAGCGAAACGGGGCGTCAACGAAGTCATTTCCACCATCATGCTGAACTGGATTGCGCTGTTTGGCGCAAACTTGATCGTCAACCGCCTTTTGATTGAAAAAGGGCAGCAGCGCTCGGTGCATATTCACGATTCCGCTTCCGCATCGATGGACTGGACTTCGGCCATTCTCGACAACGCGCGTATCCATTGGGGAACGCTCGTAGGCCTTGTTTGCGTCGCCGTGTTTTATATCGTGCTTTGGAAAACGAAACAAGGCTACGAGCTCCGCGCCAGCGGACATAATCCGGAAGCCGCCCGCTATGCAGGAATAAACGTACAGCGCAACATTATTAAAGCGATGTTCATTTCCGGTTTGTTTGCCGGCCTGGGGGGCGCATTCGAGGTGCTCGGCGTCTTCAAGTACCAAGCGATCCTTACCGTTTCGCCGGGTTACGGCTTCGACGGTATCGCCGTCTCGCTGCTCGGGGGCAACAATCCGGTCGGTATTCTGCTCGGTTCCATTTTGTTCGGTTTCCTTTCATACGGGTCGGCGGGCATGAGCTTTGAAGCGGATGTGCCCAATGAAATTATCCGGATCGTCATCGGCTCGGTCATCTTCTTTGTTGCCTCCCACGGCATTGTGCAGCTGTTTCTTAAACCGTTTTATTTCAAACGGGCGCGCAAACGGAAGGAGGCGGTGTAGATGGACATCATCACCACATTAGGCCAGCTGATGAATACAACGCTCGTGTTCTCGACGGCGCTCATTTTCGTCGCGCTGGGCGGCATTTTCACGGAACGGTCCGGGGTCGTCAATATCGGTCTCGAAGGCTTGATGACCGCCGGCGCATTCGCCGCTGCCGTTGCAGCCAATTTTGTGGAAGCTGGCGGCGGCGCGGGGGCGCCGTGGATTGCGCTCATTGCGGCGATTTTGTGCGGCACGCTGTTCTCGCTGCTGCATGCGGTGGCGACGGTGACGTTTAAAGCCAACCAGGTCATCATCGGTGTTGTCATGAACATTTTCGTGCTGGGGCTGACTGTATATCTCGTGAAAAGCCTCTATGACGGCCAAGGCCAGACGGAAACGATTAAAGAGGCATTTTCAAGGGTCGCAGTACCGTATTTGTCGAAAATTCCATTTTTCGGCGAGGCGCTGTTTCGCGCTTATCCGACAACGTATATTTGCTACGCACTCATTATCATCAGTTACTTCGTGCTTTACAAGACGGCATTCGGCCTCAGGCTGCGCTCCGTCGGCGAGCATCCCGGCGCTGCGGACACGGTCGGCATCAGCGTGACCAAATACCGCTACATCGGCGTGCTGCTCAGCGGCGCACTGGCAGGTCTTGGCGGCGCGACGATTACGCTGACAACAACGAACGATTTTTCGCATACGACGATATCCGGTCAAGGCTTCATTGCGATTGCGGCGATCGTATTCGGCAGATGGCACCCGATCGGCGCGGCTGCTGCCGCCACCTTCTTCGGTTTGGCGCAAGCGCTGCGTAATTTCGCCCAGCTGTTCGATTTTTCCAAGCATATTCCGAATGAAGTTCTTTATATGCTGCCGTATGTGCTGACGCTGCTCGTGCTCGCCTTCTCGGCCGGCAAATCGAACGCTCCAGCCGCTGCGGGAGAACCGTACGATCCGGGCAAACGATAGCGGAAATCCCTTTGCAATGCTTGTTGACAGTCTTGAAGCGGAAGTGTAAATTAAAGGTTAAATCAATGATTTCACACCGCTTGGTGCATAGTATAAATAAACGCATTTTTAATGGCCGCTCACCAATAGGCGGAACCCGCAAGGGACTCCGAACGCCCCGTGCATGCACGGGGCTTGTCTGCCGGTGGCGGCTGTTATGCGCTTATTGCACGTACAAAGGAGATGGATTCGCCGTGGAAGCACTGGCTTTGGAGCGCAAAGCGGAACAAAACCGCGAGCTGCGCGAGAGACTGCTCCAGCTGAAGAAAGAACGCAACGCCATTATTCTTGCTCATTATTACCAGCGTGACGAAATACAGGAAGTGGCCGATTTCAGAGGCGACTCTTTCTTGCTCGCCCAAAAAGCGGCTGCGACGGATGCCGACGTCATCGTGTTTTGCGGCGTTCACTTTATGGGCGAAAGTGCCAAAATTTTAGCGCCGAACAAGACGGTCATTATTCCGGACGAGCGTGCCGGCTGCCCGATGGCCGATATGGTCAATGTGGACGGGCTGCGCAAGCTTAAAGCCGAGCACCCGAACGCCACAGTTGTGACGTATATCAACTCGTCGGCGGAAATTAAAGCCGAAACCGATATTTGCTGTACGTCGGCCAATGCGGTTAAAGTCGTAAACTCGGTGGAAGGCGACGAAGTGATCTGGGTGCCGGACAAAAACCTCGGGCATTACGTGCAGCAGCATACCGACAAAAAGATGATTATTTGGGAAGGGTACTGCAACACCCACGATATGCTGACCGTTAAGGACGTCGAGGAAATGAAAGCGAAGTATCCGAACGCCGAATTTGTCGTTCACCCCGAATGCCGTCCGGAAGTGGTGGAGCTGGGGGATTTTGTCGGAAGTACAACGGCAATTATCAAATATTGCAAAGAATCGAAAGCGAAGGAATTTATTGTCGGCACCGAAGACGGAACAGGGTACCAGCTGCGTCTGGACAGCCCGGACAAGACGTTCCATTTCGCTTCCAAATATTTGGTTTGTCCGAACATGAAAGTAAACAATTTGAAGAAGCTGGTCCGCTGTTTGGAAAATATGCAGCCGCAAATTTACGTCCCGCCTCAAATTGCCGACAAAGCGCGGTTGTCGCTCGAGCGTATGCTACAGGTGAAATAGAGTAGCATGCGCTACTCTCATGTTTGGAGGAGCCTTACTGATGATACCGAGATATCTCGTTGATGTCGCACTGGACGAGCTGCCCGTAATCGAGAAAGACGTTATTGTCATCGGGGCCGGCATCGCCGGTCTCTTTACCGCGATCCGTGCAAGCGAACATCATTCGGTGCTGATCATTACGAAAAAATCACTGCTGGACAGCAACACCCGTTATGCGCAGGGCGGCATCGCAGCCGTCATTTCCGACGAGGATTCCCCCGCTTATCACCGGCAGGATACGCTAATTGCCGGGGCGGGCCTATGCGACGACGAGGCGGTCGATGTACTCGTGAACGAAGGCCCTCACGGCGTGCGCAGCCTTGTGCGCATGGGAACGCAGTTCGATTTGGAAAACGGGGAGTTCGCGCTTACGAAGGAAGGAGCGCACAGCCAGCGTCGTATTTTGCATGCCAATGGGGATGCCACCGGCTTCGAAATCGTGCGCGCATTGTCGAAGAAAGCGGTCGCAAACCCGGCCATCGAAGTGTGGGACGATCATTTTGCCATTGACCTCGTGACTCAAAACGGCGAATGCTGCGGCGTGCTCGTGCAGAAGCCCGACGGACAGCGCGTGTTCGTAAAGGGCAATGCGACCGTTCTTTGCTCGGGCGGGTCGGGCCAACTGTTCCGCTATACGACGAATCCGGAGGTAGCGACCGGGGACGGCATCGCGATGGCGTACCGTGCCGGGGCTTTGATTCGCGATGTGGAATTTATTCAATTTCACCCGACGGCGCTTTGCTATCCCGGCGCGCCGCGGTTTCTCATATCCGAAGCGGTGCGCGGCGAAGGTGCCGTGCTGCGCAATATTCGCGGCGAACGCTTTATGGAGCGTTACCATCCGCAGCTGGAGCTCGCTCCGCGCGATGTCGTCGCCAGAGCGATCGTAAACGAAATCGAAGAGACGAATTCGACGTTCGTCTATTTGGATGTGACGCACGAATCGGAAGAAATGGTTAAGCACCGTTTTCCGACGATTTATGGAGTTTGTTTGCAGTACGGGCTTGATTTGGCGACGGACTGGATTCCGGTCGCGCCTGCGGCGCACTATATGATGGGCGGCGTGAAAACCGATTTGAACGGCGAAACGAGCATCCCGAGGCTGTTCGCCTGCGGCGAAGTGTCGTCGACCGGCGTCCACGGCGCCAACCGGCTGGCCAGCAACTCGTTGTCGGAGGCGATCGTATTCGGACGCCGAATCGTCCGCCGCATAGGCGGAATGAAGCCGCTGACGATCCGGCCGGAAGTCCGGTACAAGAAGGAACGGAGCGGGTTTCCGACCCAGGCCGTCGTTGAGAAGCGGCTGAAGCTGCAAAAAATTATGGTCCGCTATGCCGGTCTGCAACGCGAAGCGACGGGGCTCGCCAAAGGACTGTCGGAGCTGGAACGGCAGAAGCCGTTCTTTGCTTCGGTGCTGACCAAGCGCGAGGAGTTTGAATTTGCGAATCTGCTGACCGGCGCCATGCTGACGACGCAGGCGGCGCTCGTGCGGGAAGAGAGCAGAGGCGCGCATTACCGGAAAGATTTCCCCAAGCGGGACGATCTGCTTTGGCGGAAGCATTCCGTTTTGCACAGGGAAGCGGGCGTAACGGAGGAGTCGTTTGAAAATGTCTGAATTCGGATTGGAATTTGGCGGTTATGACGCGGCGCTGAGGGAGCTGATCCGCTCTTGGTTGGCGGAGGATATCGGCACCGGAGATGTGACGACGCGCACGACGATTCCGGTGGGAAGCCGGTCGAAGGCGGTCATCCATGTGAAAGAAGAGGGCATCGTAGCCGGAATTCCCGTCGCGCGCCTCGTGTTTGATGTGGTGGATCCGCAGCTGGCTTTCCGGGCGCTTGTGCAGGACGGAGAGCCGGTTGCCCGCGGCACGGTGCTGGCGGAAGTGGAAGGCAGCACGCACAGCATTTTGACCGGGGAACGGCTTGCCTTGAATTTAATGCAGCGGCTGTCGGGAATCGCGACGAAGACGCGAGGATTCGTTGACGCGCTGGAAGGGCTGCCGGTGCGGCTTGTCGATACGCGCAAGACGACGCCGGGCCACCGTATGCTGGAAAAATATGCGGTCCGGGTCGGCGGCGGCGCGAACCACCGCTTCGGTCTGTACGACGCCGTCATGATTAAGGACAATCACATTAAAGGGGCGGGCGGAATTACCCCGGCCGTCGAAGCGGCCCGCCGGGCGATCCCTCATACGATGAAGATTGAAGTGGAGACGGAATCGCTGCAGCAGGTGGAGGAAGCGCTTGCCTGCGGCGCGGACATTATTATGCTGGACAACATGCAGCCGGAACGGATGGCCGAAGCGGTGAAGCTGATCAAAGCGCGGGCTCCCCATGTCGTGGTGGAAGCTTCCGGCAACGTACGGCTCGATACGGTTCGGAATATAGCCGCTTCCGGCGTCGATGTCATTTCGGTCGGCGGACTGACGTATTCTTTTAATGCGCTCGATATCAGTCTTGATTTGGGCGGCGTGAAAGGGAGGACTTGATTCGTGATTGTCGTGCTTGACGTCGGGAACACCAACATCGTTCTCGGTCTTTATGAGGGCAAGCAGCTGCTTCGTCATTGGCGGTTCAGCACGAACCGATCCGCAACGACCGACGAGTATGGAATGATCGTATTTAACCTGTTTCAATATGCCGGCGTGCGGGTGGAGGAAATTGACGGCGTCGTCATTTCGTCGGTTGTTCCTCCTCTAAACCGGACGCTCGAGCAGCTCAGCATGACTTATTTGCGCCACCGGCCGCTTGTCGTCGGTCCCGGCATCAAGACAGGTCTTAATATCCGGTATGAAAATCCGCGCGAAGTCGGGGCGGACCGGATCGTCAATTCGGTTGCCGGCATCGAAAAGTACGGTACGCCGCTGATCGTCGTTGATTTCGGAACGGCGACGACGTTCGATTATATCGACGCCAGCGGAGCTTATCTGGGCGGCGCCATTGTGCCGGGAATCGGCATTTCCACCGAAGCGCTGTACCAGAAAGCAGCCAAGCTGCCGCGCATCGAACTGGCCAAGCCGCGCAGCGTCGTCGGACGCAATCCGGTCAGCAGCATGCAGGCGGGGATCATTTTTGGCTACGCCGCGCAGGTCGACGGCATCGTCCGCCGCATCCGCTCCGAATTCGGCGTCGAGCCGCGCGTCATCGCGACAGGCGGTCTCGCAGAGCTGATTGCGGGCGAGTCGGAGACGGTCGATGAAGTCGACCAGCTGCTCACGCTGGAGGGGCTGCGCATTATTTATGAACGGAATCAGTGAAAAAGGGCCGCTGCGTGGACTAATTATTCTTCCGATCGCTGTTGTCCCCGGATTTCTTTGATTTATCCGCATAGCGGTAGAAATCCGGGTACAAAGCATATGCTTCCGAAGTGGCTTTCTTGCAGAAAGCCTTTAAGCGAACGCTTACGCTTCTCCAGAACAATTAGCCCACTCCGCTCTCTTTCACCGGTAGTCCGGGAAAAAGCGACCGCTGCCGCTTCTACAGATTCAAACCCGCTCGCTCCGCTCTCCTTTTTCATGGGGGAAGAGGAAGCGCTGCGCGGGAGGTGCGGTTGCCTTCCGGTAAAGGGGTATTTTGCCCGCAAACATACATTAGAACGAAAATTATCCCTTTTTTTTAGCTGATGGGTGAACATGGTTAATAGGGGATGTGTATAGAATCTTTTGCACAAGCTTAACTAAGCTGCAACGATAGAAGGAGGGAAATGGATGAACGAAACAAAGGCCAATGAAGATTATCTCGTACGCGGCATGGCCTGGAACGGCAAACTGCGCGTATTTGCGACCCGGACGACGGCGCTTGTGGAAGAGCTGCACCGCCGTCACCGGACGCTGCCGACGGCAACGGCCGCACTCGGCCGGACCGCAACGGTTGGCGCCATGATGGGCGCCATGCTTAAAGGAACCGAGAAGCTGACGCTGCAGGTAAAAGGAGACGGACCGATCGGACAAATCGTCGTGGATGCCAATGCGGCAGGCGAAGTGCGCGGCTACGTCGACCATCCCGACGTTCACCTGGCCAGCAATAACCAAGGCAAGCTGGACGTGGCAGGGGCCGTCGGCCGCAGCGGGCATATCCATGTCATTAAAGATTTGGGGCTTAAAGAGCCTTACCGCGGCTCCGTTCCGATTATTTCCGGCGAGTTGGGCGAGGACTTCACTTATTATTTCGCTTCTTCCGAACAAACGCCGTCCGCGGTAGGCGTTGGCGTGCTCGTCGACACCGACGGGTCGGTACTGCAGGCGGGCGGATTTATTTTGCAGCTGCTTCCGGGGCTTTCCGATGATGAAATTGCGGCGCTGGAAACGAAATTGGCGGGGCTGCCTCCGGTTACGTCGCTGCTCGATCAAGGAGAATCGCCGGAGGAAATTTTGCGCTGGGTTGTCGGAGATGAGCTGTCCATTTTGGACACATCGCCGGTAAACTTTGTTTGCAAATGCTCCGCCGAGCGGGTGGAACAAACATTGATCAGTTTAGGGGAAGCGGAGATTCGCGCGATCATCGAAGAGGACGGGAAAGCCGAAGTCGTCTGTCATTTCTGTAATGAGGCATATACGTTTGAGCGGCCGCAGCTGGAGAAATTGCTGGAGCAAGCGAAGCCGAAGCCGCTTCAATAGCGGGGGTTGAAAGGTTCATGGGGAAAGACCGGTTGTTGAAGGGGATCATCGGCCTTCAAGCCGTATGCATGATTGTGCTCGCCGTTGTCGTGGTGGCGACGGTGCTGCCTCTTGGCGGTCCGGGAGAAAATGCCGGCTCTCCCGACCGCGATGGAGGGGGAACGTCCTCCGGTCCGGCCGGCAGCGGAGCGGATGGAGGCGGCAAAGTCGTTGCCGCGACCGTGGGCGGGAAGCCGATCACGAAGGCAGAGCTGCAGGAGCGGCTTGCGCGGCAGTACGGAGACGAAGTATTGCGCACCATGATGGTGCGCGCCGCAATCGATCTTGAAAGCGCAGCCCTGAATTTATCCGTTACCGATGAGGATATTGACGCAGACTTGGCGGATCAAATGGAAGGCTACGAAAGCGAAGCGG carries:
- a CDS encoding ABC transporter permease, whose protein sequence is MDIITTLGQLMNTTLVFSTALIFVALGGIFTERSGVVNIGLEGLMTAGAFAAAVAANFVEAGGGAGAPWIALIAAILCGTLFSLLHAVATVTFKANQVIIGVVMNIFVLGLTVYLVKSLYDGQGQTETIKEAFSRVAVPYLSKIPFFGEALFRAYPTTYICYALIIISYFVLYKTAFGLRLRSVGEHPGAADTVGISVTKYRYIGVLLSGALAGLGGATITLTTTNDFSHTTISGQGFIAIAAIVFGRWHPIGAAAAATFFGLAQALRNFAQLFDFSKHIPNEVLYMLPYVLTLLVLAFSAGKSNAPAAAGEPYDPGKR
- a CDS encoding ABC transporter ATP-binding protein, with protein sequence MDQAQTVVELQGITKRFPGIVANDGISLQLRKGQIHALLGENGAGKSTLMNILFGLYQPDEGQIRIDGKPVVIEGPGKAIELGIGMVHQHFKLVQPFTVAENIILGHEPRKGMTIDYKTANEKVRALSEQYGLKIDPRMRVQDITVGMQQRVEILKTLYRGANILIFDEPTAVLTVQEIEELIAILRNLANKGNSIILITHKLKEIMALADQVTVVRRGKVVGSVAVDQTDERQLAEMMVGRSVTFQVDKQKSKPGDTVLEVTDLSMNGEHGKKVLDDITFNIREGEIFGIAGVDGNGQSELVEAITGMRSIDGGRVTLQGKDLTNKPTRFIMEAGVSHIPEDRHKHGLVLDFTVSENMALGSYYKPPFSRNGLLDYKAMDSSAKELAAEFDVRTPTIHNQARSLSGGNQQKAIIARELKRNPNLIIAVQPTRGLDVGAIEFVHKRLLEARDQGKAVLLVSFELDELYGLSDRIAVICGGRFMGQMDAEEIDEEKIGLMMAGNASDSAEPAVKANRADGEV
- a CDS encoding type III pantothenate kinase; its protein translation is MIVVLDVGNTNIVLGLYEGKQLLRHWRFSTNRSATTDEYGMIVFNLFQYAGVRVEEIDGVVISSVVPPLNRTLEQLSMTYLRHRPLVVGPGIKTGLNIRYENPREVGADRIVNSVAGIEKYGTPLIVVDFGTATTFDYIDASGAYLGGAIVPGIGISTEALYQKAAKLPRIELAKPRSVVGRNPVSSMQAGIIFGYAAQVDGIVRRIRSEFGVEPRVIATGGLAELIAGESETVDEVDQLLTLEGLRIIYERNQ
- the nadB gene encoding L-aspartate oxidase is translated as MIPRYLVDVALDELPVIEKDVIVIGAGIAGLFTAIRASEHHSVLIITKKSLLDSNTRYAQGGIAAVISDEDSPAYHRQDTLIAGAGLCDDEAVDVLVNEGPHGVRSLVRMGTQFDLENGEFALTKEGAHSQRRILHANGDATGFEIVRALSKKAVANPAIEVWDDHFAIDLVTQNGECCGVLVQKPDGQRVFVKGNATVLCSGGSGQLFRYTTNPEVATGDGIAMAYRAGALIRDVEFIQFHPTALCYPGAPRFLISEAVRGEGAVLRNIRGERFMERYHPQLELAPRDVVARAIVNEIEETNSTFVYLDVTHESEEMVKHRFPTIYGVCLQYGLDLATDWIPVAPAAHYMMGGVKTDLNGETSIPRLFACGEVSSTGVHGANRLASNSLSEAIVFGRRIVRRIGGMKPLTIRPEVRYKKERSGFPTQAVVEKRLKLQKIMVRYAGLQREATGLAKGLSELERQKPFFASVLTKREEFEFANLLTGAMLTTQAALVREESRGAHYRKDFPKRDDLLWRKHSVLHREAGVTEESFENV
- a CDS encoding ABC transporter permease, whose translation is MNIFSKIFNKQSALIPLVAILLGLLFGAIVMLIGGYNPIDAYLALIDKVFGNPYDFGEALRAVTPLIFTGLCVAFAFRSGLFNIGAEGQFIAGMTGASIVGIKLNLPWFIHAPLAVVVGAVFGGLWAALAGYLKAKRGVNEVISTIMLNWIALFGANLIVNRLLIEKGQQRSVHIHDSASASMDWTSAILDNARIHWGTLVGLVCVAVFYIVLWKTKQGYELRASGHNPEAARYAGINVQRNIIKAMFISGLFAGLGGAFEVLGVFKYQAILTVSPGYGFDGIAVSLLGGNNPVGILLGSILFGFLSYGSAGMSFEADVPNEIIRIVIGSVIFFVASHGIVQLFLKPFYFKRARKRKEAV
- a CDS encoding BMP family lipoprotein encodes the protein MRKTIGLLSVALLAMTLILAGCGSKSNNSGSAGTESGSTNSGSGDSKAASMKIGMVTDGGGINDKSFNQSAWEGLQQLNKDTGVEVKPLESKSDADFEPNLNTFVKDKYDLTWGIGFMMNAALKKVADENPDAKLGSIDSVVDAPNVESVTFAEHEGSFLVGVVAGLMTKTNKIGFVGGMDLPLIKKFEAGFKAGVAAVNPNATVTANYVGDFTKPDLGKAAAATIYNAGADIIYHAAGGSGNGVFTEAKDRLSSGQKVWVIGVDKDQAIEFGDDITLTSMVKRVDLAVQIVSKDVIDGKFEGGKERVLSLKDGGVGLPETNKNIPDDVLAKVNEYKDKIISGEIKVPTE
- the nadA gene encoding quinolinate synthase NadA, producing the protein MEALALERKAEQNRELRERLLQLKKERNAIILAHYYQRDEIQEVADFRGDSFLLAQKAAATDADVIVFCGVHFMGESAKILAPNKTVIIPDERAGCPMADMVNVDGLRKLKAEHPNATVVTYINSSAEIKAETDICCTSANAVKVVNSVEGDEVIWVPDKNLGHYVQQHTDKKMIIWEGYCNTHDMLTVKDVEEMKAKYPNAEFVVHPECRPEVVELGDFVGSTTAIIKYCKESKAKEFIVGTEDGTGYQLRLDSPDKTFHFASKYLVCPNMKVNNLKKLVRCLENMQPQIYVPPQIADKARLSLERMLQVK
- the nadC gene encoding carboxylating nicotinate-nucleotide diphosphorylase; translated protein: MSEFGLEFGGYDAALRELIRSWLAEDIGTGDVTTRTTIPVGSRSKAVIHVKEEGIVAGIPVARLVFDVVDPQLAFRALVQDGEPVARGTVLAEVEGSTHSILTGERLALNLMQRLSGIATKTRGFVDALEGLPVRLVDTRKTTPGHRMLEKYAVRVGGGANHRFGLYDAVMIKDNHIKGAGGITPAVEAARRAIPHTMKIEVETESLQQVEEALACGADIIMLDNMQPERMAEAVKLIKARAPHVVVEASGNVRLDTVRNIAASGVDVISVGGLTYSFNALDISLDLGGVKGRT
- the hslO gene encoding Hsp33 family molecular chaperone HslO, giving the protein MNETKANEDYLVRGMAWNGKLRVFATRTTALVEELHRRHRTLPTATAALGRTATVGAMMGAMLKGTEKLTLQVKGDGPIGQIVVDANAAGEVRGYVDHPDVHLASNNQGKLDVAGAVGRSGHIHVIKDLGLKEPYRGSVPIISGELGEDFTYYFASSEQTPSAVGVGVLVDTDGSVLQAGGFILQLLPGLSDDEIAALETKLAGLPPVTSLLDQGESPEEILRWVVGDELSILDTSPVNFVCKCSAERVEQTLISLGEAEIRAIIEEDGKAEVVCHFCNEAYTFERPQLEKLLEQAKPKPLQ